Proteins from a single region of Thermus neutrinimicus:
- a CDS encoding PIG-L deacetylase family protein — protein MLDLLVMVPHPDDESFGAGGVLLLAKKAGLRTGILTLTRGEAGRTLGLCPPEELPRVRTQELERAAGILEVDFLEVLSFPNALPQAVSSEHRAAEDPRGLASGKGLLDHPEAEAAIRERLLAQRPRYVLTFPPDGINGHPDHVAASRYATRAAEGLAQVVYFVRPEGSWPVTHRLHLPEWALARKLKALAQHRTQALSLLDFMERYPERLWTETYHLPGARGTQEGPWW, from the coding sequence ATGCTGGACCTCTTGGTGATGGTTCCCCATCCCGACGACGAGAGCTTTGGTGCTGGCGGGGTGCTTCTTCTCGCCAAAAAGGCCGGGCTCAGGACGGGCATCCTCACCCTCACTCGAGGGGAGGCCGGGAGAACCCTGGGGCTTTGCCCCCCAGAGGAGCTGCCCCGGGTGCGGACCCAGGAGCTTGAGCGGGCGGCGGGGATCCTGGAGGTGGACTTCCTCGAGGTCCTCTCCTTCCCCAATGCCCTACCCCAGGCGGTTTCCTCGGAGCACAGGGCGGCGGAGGACCCCCGTGGCCTTGCCTCGGGAAAGGGCCTCCTTGACCATCCCGAGGCAGAAGCGGCCATCCGGGAAAGGCTTCTTGCCCAAAGGCCCCGCTATGTCCTTACCTTTCCCCCTGACGGCATCAACGGCCACCCCGACCACGTGGCGGCAAGCCGCTACGCCACCCGGGCGGCGGAGGGTTTGGCCCAGGTGGTGTACTTCGTGCGGCCCGAAGGCTCCTGGCCCGTCACCCACCGCCTGCACCTCCCCGAATGGGCCTTGGCCCGGAAGCTTAAGGCCCTGGCCCAGCACCGGACCCAGGCCCTGTCCCTGCTGGATTTCATGGAAAGGTATCCGGAAAGGCTCTGGACGGAAACCTACCACCTCCCCGGGGCAAGGGGCACGCAGGAGGGGCCATGGTGGTAA